A single window of Xylocopa sonorina isolate GNS202 chromosome 5, iyXylSono1_principal, whole genome shotgun sequence DNA harbors:
- the Ir25a gene encoding ionotropic receptor 25a, with protein sequence MVHGRGNVAEDREITANTRPVNLFVISNEANKVANSSITAGLKRIKEHYPHYLGKVWNVRIKDSDLNDTLDHICNTWNSAVKGGGIRVPDLVVDVTTVGLGSKISNSFTAALGIPTLSAQYGQAGDLLYWRNLNEDQQSYLIQVMPPGDLIPEAIRQLSIQLNITNAAILYDRNFIMDHKYKSLLLNVPTRHVINEASQQVMEMRRQLLKLRDLDIVNYFVLGDESTINIALEAAEALHFTGRKYGWFLLTPEASIWPKCECRNMSVLFVKPKLEPRKPSVDNSLAKPIISSAFYYDILQLGVLAMKSALDSGEWPMEPRQITCDEYNNTNTPERKLDFLGKLKEAYNNMTPTYAGIKWGSKNGEHQAQFQMSIHLVSIQNGMISNTIDSGSWNASLSEPLQVTNNNVMNNTALKSYRVVTVIHPPFVMYNAEKNEYYGFCIDLLNEIKNTIGFQYEIREVEDKQYGNLNPNGTWNGMIKELIEKRADIALGSLWVTAERERLVDFTVPYYDLVGLSIMMLKTKTFTSLFKFLTVLENEVWFCILAAYFFTSVLLWIFDRWSPYSYQNNREKYKDDEEKREFNLRECFWFCMTSLTPQGGGEAPKNLSGRLVAATWWLFGFIIIASYTANLAAFLTVSRLEIPIETLEDLSKQYKIQYAPVYNSPAYTYFKRMAAIEWKFYNIWKEMSLNDSLTEVERAELAVWDYPVSDKYTKMLQAMEEAGFPNSTEEALRRVRRLDSNNEFAYIEDSTTIKYLTLTNCDLVQVGEDFSRKPYAIAVQQGSSLKDQFNNAILILLNKRELEKLKDKWWKKNPDRKNCDAENNQSDGISIHNIGGVFVVIFLGIIFACLTLAFEYWYYRHHVRGTKISPSNPIKGKLTKVKPLRFELQPAPTHAFQSSHFRSRF encoded by the exons ATGGTTCACGGGCGGGGGAACGTTGCGGAGGATCGAGAAATCACGGCGAACACGAGGCCTGTCAATCTCT TCGTCATCAGCAACGAGGCGAACAAAGTGGCGAACAGCAGCATAACAGCCGGCCTTAAGAGAATCAAGGAGCACTACCCGCATTATTTAGGCAAAGTGTGGAACGTTCGGATAAAAGATTCCGATTTAAACGACACGCTGGATCACATCTGCAACACGTGGAACTCCGCCGTAAAAGGAGGCGGCATCAGAGTCCCCGATTTAGTGGTGGACGTAACAACCGTTGGATTAGGGTCGAAAATATCCAATTCGTTCACCGCCGCGCTGGGCATCCCCACGTTATCCGCGCAATACGGTCAAGCAGGAGATCTTCTCTACTGGAGGAACCTAAACGAGGACCAACAAAGCTACCTAATCCAGGTGATGCCCCCAGGGGATTTAATACCGGAAGCGATCAGACAATTATCCATCCAATTGAACATTACGAACGCGGCGATCCTCTACGACCGCAATTTCATCATGGACCACAAGTACAAAAGCCTTTTACTGAACGTGCCGACCAGACACGTGATCAACGAGGCGTCCCAGCAGGTGATGGAAATGAGAAGACAATTGTTGAAACTACGGGACCTGGACATAGTCAACTACTTCGTCCTCGGCGACGAGAGCACCATCAACATAGCCCTGGAGGCGGCTGAGGCTTTACATTTCACCGGGAGGAAGTACGGTTGGTTTTTACTGACACCGGAGGCCAGCATTTGGCCGAAATGCGAATGTAGAAACATGAGCGTTCTCTTTGTGAAACCAAAACTCGAACCAAGGAAACCGTCGGTGGATAACAGTTTAGCAAAACCGATTATTTCATCTGCCTTTTATTACGATATACTTCAGTTAGGCGTTCTGGCGATGAAATCGGCCCTGGATAGCGGAGAGTGGCCAATGGAGCCGAGGCAAATCACCTGCGACGAGTATAACAATACGAATACTCCGGAAAGGAAATTGGATTTCCTTGGCAAGTTAAAGGAAGCTTATAATAACATGACGCCAACCTACGCTGGGATTAAGTGGGGCTCGAAGAATGGAGAGCACCAGGCTCAATTTCAAATGTCTATTCACTTGGTGAGCATACAGAACGGGATGATTTCGAACACGATCGACAGTGGATCTTGGAACGCGAGTTTATCCGAGCCCTTGCAG GTAACGAACAACAACGTGATGAACAACACAGCGTTGAAGAGCTACAGGGTGGTAACCGTGATCCATCCGCCGTTCGTCATGTACAACGCGGAGAAGAATGAATACTACGGTTTCTGCATCGATTTGCTGAACGAAATCAAGAACACGATTGGCTTCCAATACGAGATACGAGAAGTCGAGGACAAGCAGTACGGAAATCTGAACCCGAACGGTACCTGGAATGGGATGATCAAGGAATTAATCGAGAAACGTGCCGATATCGCCTTGGGCTCGCTCTGGGTGACAGCTGAGAGGGAGAGGCTGGTAGACTTCACGGTGCCCTACTACGACTTGGTCGGTCTGTCCATTATGATGCTGAAGACTAAGACCTTTACATCGTTATTTAAATTCCTGACAGTACTGGAGAACGAAGTCTGGTTCTGCATCCTGGCCGCCTATTTCTTCACCAGCGTCCTCCTCTGGATCTTCGATCGTTGGTCACCGTACAGCTATCAGAACAACAGGGAGAAGTACAAGGATGATGAAGAGAAACGAGAATTCAATTTAAGGGAATGCTTCTGGTTCTGCATGACCTCGTTGACGCCGCAGGGTGGCGGAGAAGCACCGAAGAATCTTTCCGGGCGGCTCGTCGCTGCTACCTGGTGGCTGTTCGGATTTATCATCATCGCCTCGTACACCGCGAATCTGGCTGCGTTCCTGACGGTGTCCAGGCTGGAGATTCCGATCGAAACGCTGGAAGACCTTAGCAAACAGTATAAAATTCAGTACGCCCCGGTGTACAATTCTCCAGCGTAcacttacttcaagagaatggccGCTATCGAGTGGAAGTTTTACAA CATTTGGAAAGAGATGAGCCTTAATGATAGTCTGACGGAAGTGGAGAGGGCCGAGCTGGCGGTATGGGACTACCCCGTCAGCGACAAGTACACGAAAATGCTGCAAGCCATGGAAGAAGCAGGCTTCCCAAACTCGACGGAAGAAGCGTTACGAAGAGTTCGTCGCCTCGACTCGAACAATGAGTTCGCTTATATAGAAGACTCGACGACCATCAAGTATCTTACCCTGACGAACTGCGACCTTGTTCAAGTAGGGGAAGACTTCTCGAGGAAGCCGTACGCGATCGCCGTTCAACAGGGATCGTCTTTGAAGGATCAGTTTAACAATGC CATTTTGATATTACTAAATAAGAGGGAACTGGAGAAATTGAAGGACAAATGGTGGAAGAAAAACCCGGATAGAAAGAATTGCGACGCGGAAAATAATCAAAGCGATGGTATAAGCATCCACAATATCGGTGGTGTATTCGTGGTTATATTTCTAGGTATTATATTCGCTTGTCTCACCTTGGCCTTCGAGTATTGGTATTATCGGCACCATGTGAGAGGAACAAAGATCAGTCCAAGCAATCCGATTAAGGGTAAATTGACAAAAGTAAAGCCACTCAGATTCGAATTACAACCGGCTCCCACGCACGCCTTTCAAAGTAGCCACTTCAGATCGAGGTTCTGA